DNA from Chloroflexota bacterium:
CGTCAGACCGGCTTCCTGCTCGTCAACTTCGGGTTCGAAATCCAGGAATGCGGCTGCGCGACACTTGAAGTGCCGTTGGCGACGCCCTACAAACGTGGGGGAGGTGCGATCGTCCAGGGTCTCGGCGTCACAGGTCAGACGCAGCCAGCCTGGCCGGTCGCTGAGAGAATAGTTGTCTGATTTGCCACCAATTCCCATCATGGGCCTGCACCAGATCTCCGTGGCCCGTTGCCTGGATCGGGCTGTCCAGGCTGCGATGGCTTAGAATGGGATTGCGGGGACAGCTCTCGAAGGGACCCCAGGGATTGTCAGCGCGCCCGATAGCGACCATGTGCCCATATTCAGTGCCACCTTCCGCTGTAAGCAAGAAGTAATGGTCGAACGCCCGGTACAGATGAGGTCCTTCAGGTGATTTACCGCCACTTCCTTGCCAGATCACACGGGGCGCCGTGATGACCTGACCGGTTCTAAGGTCGATCTCGCCCAGCCGCTGGCGCCACTCTGTTGCTCCATCATCCAGAAGGGGCCCTTCTTGAGTCCTCGCATGGTATCGTGGCCCAGCGCCATCCTGCTGGGATCGTCGGGAAAGACCTCTTTCCAGAAACCACGCGGATAGTTGTCCCAACTGACCATATCCAACGGGCGGGCCAGATCGAAATAGTCCAGGCGATCGTAGCCAAAACCCATGAGGTTGTGGGAAATAAACTGATCCGGACATCGCTCGCGAATGGCATCGATTTGCTCCTGCTGGTACAACACATACGCATCAGAGCTGTAGCGTTTGAAATCGAGTGCCAGGCCCGGGTTGTGGGAATAGGAGGTCGTCAACGGCACCGGTATCTCCGACCAACTGCTGTATACGTGGCTCCAGAAGCGGGTGCCCCAGCGCTCGTTGAGTTCGTCGAGCGAGCCATAACGCGCCTGAAGCCAGGTCTGAAAAGCCTGGCGACAGGTCGCACAGTAGCAGGGATCACCGAACTCGTTGTCGATCTGCCAGCCGATCACCACGGAATTGCCGGCAAAATGCGCCGCCATCTGTTGAGCAACACGGCGGGAATAGGCCAGGTATCCCTGATGGGATGGGCATGTGTTGCGCCGGCTGCCGTATCCCACCCGTTGACCATCGGCAGTGGTTCGCAGAATATCTGGAGAACTGGCAATCAGCCAGGGTGGTGGTGATGCCGTCGGAGTGCCCAGAATAACCTGGATCTTTTCGGCAGCCAGGATGGCAATGGCCCGATCGAGCCAGTCAAACTCGAAGCGACCATCATCAGGTTCCATCAAAGACCAGGCTAATTCGGCCAGGCGAACCACGTTGAACCCTGCCTCAGCCATCATGGCGGCATCGACCGGCCAACGAGCCTCAGGCCAATGCTCGGGATAGTAATCTACGCCGAAATGGAACATTTCATGCCTCGTAGCTGCCTAATTCCTTGCCGCGGTCGAGAAAATAGCGGTAACTGTCATAGCTCACATCAACCGGAATGGAATGATCGCTGTGCAGGACATAGCCGAATCCCTCCTTCACAACCGGGATCTTGCTCTTGAGCTCTTCGGCGATCACATCCTCGTCGTTGGTGTACAGGACGCGAACGTCCATGCCACCCATCAACGACAACCGTTGGCCAAACGCCCGGTGCAGTTCCAGTAGATCCATGCCAGCCTTGACCTCGATAACCTGCAGGCAATCGACGCCGGCCTCGATCATATCAGGCAGCAAGGGAGCGATATATCCGCAGGAATGCATGATCACCGGCAACCCTTTCCCGTGAGCCCAGTCGATGGTCCTGATGTGTCCCGGCTGGATCATGCTCCGGTACATATGGGGAGAGAAAAAGGGATGTTGTTTGAAACCCATGTCCTCGTAGTACCAGATACCATCGGGATATCCCTCCTGGGCGAACAGCATCTCCTGGAGTTCGATGGTCACCTGCGAGTAGACCGCCACCATATCACCAATCCAGTCGGGATCCAGCGCCATACCGATCAACAGGTTCTCATGGCCGACGACCGGATGCATCAGTTCAAACACGTTGACGCCTGACCAGCAGAAAAAGCGATCGGCCTCGGCAGCCTGCCGTCTGGCCATCCGATAACCCTCGAAGTCGATGCGGCGCGGGTCTGTGGTCAAGCGTGGTTTTGCATAGGTTTCCCAGCTTTGGCGGTCACGAACCAGATAGTCCACATGCTCAGGTGTTGTCTGGTTCACCTTGTGCCAGCGCAGCACAGCGCCATTGCCGTCCCGTTGAACGTAGGTCGTATCCGTTTCGCTCAACAGTTCAGGCTCAAAATCCAGGTCGGCAACGAAGTTGAAGGACCAGAAAAGCGCCATATCCAGGTCGAAGTGATCCTCCATCGATTCGTTCGCGCCAATATGGCCAGCCTCCCGCCAGTTCCCAGGTGTGTCGTCCCAGAAATGTTCGAATACGCCAATGCGATCGACCGGCTGGTGCTGGATGATGTTAGCGATTCTTTCTCTGCCGGTGAGGGTCTCCACGGTTAGTCGTCTCCTCCCTGTCGAGTTGCGGGCAAGGCTTCATAATGCATCGATCAGCCTTTCAGGCCGCTGGTAACCACTCCCTTGAGGATATGCTTCTGGGCAAAAAAGAATACGATCACCATAGGCAGGATATAGATAACAGCGGCATCCTCCAACTCCCGCGGAAATCCGAGGAAAAACTGGCGAAACAGGAAGATAAAAAAGGAGCTGCCCGCGAACGCTTCCAGAATCCAGGGCCAGTAGGTATTGGTCAAATGCAGGCGGGCATACAGGATGAACTGGGGAATCAGGGTCGGGAACGGGTAGCCCGGCCTCTTCGAAGTGGGCCTTGTTGGCAAAGATCGTCATATCGGGCGATGCATCCTTGCACATGCCGCAGATCTTGCCCGAGCCGGTTTCCAGGGGACCTTCGGCCATGTAATACTTGTTGAACGCGGCCAGATCGTCGATATTGATCAGCTCGCTGGCTTCGAAGTAGGGAGTCAGATCGTAGAGAATCCCCCTCGCCAGGAACTGCGGAATCGATGGCGCCTGAATCCGATAGAGGTCCGGAGGCGAGCCGGCAGCATACATGGCAAAGAAACGAGTCTGTTCGGAAGCATCTGCAAATTCGATCTCGATGCCCGGATGGTCATCCTCGAACTGGGCTTCCATTTCCTCGGTTAGCTCATGCCTGAAATGCATGACCACAACCGTGCCCGAGGCCGGTTCTGGTTCCGGCTGAGCGACCGGTTTTTCCTCGGCAGGCTCGGCTGGAGCCGGTTCTGCCGGGGCAGGGGCGGCGGGTGGCACTGCGGGCGCGCAGGCTACGGCTCATCATCGAACGAGGGTCACGTCATCGGCTACCTCCAAAGGGCTGGTTGGACCAAAAAGGGTTCCTGGATACAAGGAACTCTCCCGAACAATCAGCTCTGGCTGCAAAACAACGGTTCTTGACTCAGGCAAGTCGCCACCTTTCTTCACCGTCTCGATCAGGTCGACCAACTCGGAGACACCCATTCGACCGTGGGTAGGCTGATCCTGCCAGACGGTGCTAAGGGGGGGACAAAGATGGGCCACCTCGGGGATTCCGTCGAATCCGACCAGCCCCAGGTCCGCAGGTATCTTGATCGACCACTCACTGGCCACCTTGTAGACGCTGATGGCCATCTGGTCATTGGCAACGAACACGGCATCCATGTCGGGATAACTCTCCAATAATGCTCGGATGGCCTGCTCACCGCTTGCAGAGGACCAGTTTCCCTCCGCGCGGTGCTGCTCGTCAACCGCGACACCGACCTCCAGCAGGCAATCTTTCCAGCCCGCCAGGCGCTGGCGCGCAGCCCACCAATCCAGTGGTCCGGCGATGTGCCCGATCCGGCGATAGCCTTGATCGAGAAGATGTTGGCTTGCTCGAAAGGCGCCCAGGTAGTTGTCGATGATGACGCTGGCCGAACCAGGCTGCGCCTCGGTTGACAGGGTGAGCAAAGGAACAGGAAGCTCAGTCCGATGCTCGAGGATCCATGCCATGTTGTCCCCTACCTCGGGCACGGTCCAAATGATACCATCCACATGCCGCGCCAGCAGGGAACGTATGATCGGCTCGAAATCCTGAACCTGAAAACCGGGCAATTCCTTTAGCAGAATTGCGTAGCCCCTCTCTTCCGCTTCCTGAGTAATCCCGTAAAGCGTCCTGGAGGGGCCAATATACTGAAGGCCGGCGGTGACCACGCCCAGGGTATAACTTCGCCGCCGGCTCAGGCTTTGAGCCAGCTGACTCGGTTGATAGTCCAGACGATCCATGACCTCACGCACTCGTTTGCGGGTCTTCGGCGCCACATCGGGCCGATCATTCAATACCCGGGAAACGGTTTGTTTGGAAACACCAGCCTCTCTCGCAACTTCTCCGATTGTTACCTTGTGGAGCTTGCCCATTTCTGCAACCTGTGCCATAATACTGTTACCGGTTCCGGGACCGATAACAGTATACCACGAACCGGACAGTTGGTCAAGACCATCGATTCGATCCACGACACAAACGTGGCTTTGAAGCCTCAGGAGATCCGCGCATGACATCCGATGATCGCACCGTCCAACTAACCTGCGAATACAAGTCCAATCCTCTCGGAATCGACGAGCCAGGTCCCCGCCTGAGCTGGCAAATGCAGTCAACCCGGCGAGGCGCCCGACAAACAGCCTTTCAAGTCCGCGTGGCCCGATCGGCCGGGGCCCTGAAGGATAACAGCGATTCTCTCTGGGATAGCGGCAAGATCGCCAGTGATCGATCAATTCATGTAGCCTATGCCGGTACCTTGTTGGCCTCGGGTGAACAAGCGTGGTGGCAGGTCAGAGCGTGGAACGAACTGGACCAGGTCACCCCATGGAGCGATCTGGCCTGGTGGGAGATGGGTCTTCTGGAACGCCACGATTGGCAGGCGCAATGGATCCAGGGGCCTCTGGTCGGCGGCCGCTGGTCTTCCATTCCGGCACCCTTCTTTCGCAAGCCCTTCCACCTGGAGAAGCCGATCCAGACCGCCCGCCTTTATGTCACGGCTCTTGGGGTATACGAGTGTCAGATCAATGGGCGGCTTGTCGGCAGCGATGTGCTGATGCCCGGCTGGACCGATTTCCACAAACGGGTCCGCTATCAGGTTTACGATGTGAACAACCTGCTGGTACCCGGCGATAACGTGATCGGCGCAATCCTGGGCGATGGCTGGTATTGTGGCCATCTGGAATGGCGGGGGCGTCAGCTTTACGGTGACCGGCCCAGGCTCCTGGCACAGCTCGTGATAGATCACGACGATGGCAGCCGCTTGCTTGTCACCAGCGACCAGACCTGGCGCACGGCGGTAGGACCGCTGTTGGAGGGGGATCTCATCATGGGCGAAAGCTACGACGCCCGGCTCTCCTTCCCCGGCTGGTCAAGCCCCGATTTTGACGATTCCGGCTGGTTGCCCGCCCAGGTCTTCGATGACCCTGGTATCGCATTGGTCGCCACCGCCGGCCCACCAATGCGCCGCCACGGGGAATTGCATCCGATTTCTCAGCCCCAGGAGGTGCTGGCATGGCCCTCCTCTCATTGGCTCTTCGACTTCGGACAGAATCTGGTCGGGCGCGTCCGCCTCAAGGTGCAGGGCCTTGCCGGGACCACCATCACCCTCCGCTACGGCGAGATGCTCGATGAAAATGGCAAACTCTACACGGAGAACCTGCGAACCGCACGCCAGACGGACCACTACACCTTGAACGGGGATGGCGAAGAGCTTTGGCAGCCTCGCTTCACCTTCCATGGCTTTCGCTACGTCGAAGTACAGGGGTATCCCGGCAAACCCCCGGACGACCTTCTCAGCGCGGTCGTCCTGCATTCCGACATGCCCCGAACTGGCAGCTTCGAATGCTCCAATCCACTGGTCAATCAACTGCAACACAACATCCTCTGGGGACAGAAGGGCAACTTCCTGGATGTTCCCACCGACTGTCCCCAACGAGATGAACGACTGGGATGGACCGGTGATGCTCAGGTGTTTGTTCAGGCAGCAACCTTCAATATGGATGTTGCCAGCTTCTTCACAAAATGGCAGCAGGACCTGGCAGATTCCCAGCTTTCCAATGGCGGCATTCCCGCCGTAGCTCCCTCCACGCCCAAGACATCGTTCGAAGGGGGACAGGCATGGTCGGATGCGCTGCTGATCTGTCCATGGACGATATATCTCACCTATGGGGATCGCCGGCTGCTCGAACGGCATTATGACTCGTTTATTGCATTCATGGATTTCCTGGTGGCCGACAGCCCCGATCTGGTCAGGGGAGATCCGACGCG
Protein-coding regions in this window:
- a CDS encoding family 43 glycosylhydrolase; translation: MIWQGSGGKSPEGPHLYRAFDHYFLLTAEGGTEYGHMVAIGRADNPWGPFESCPRNPILSHRSLDSPIQATGHGDLVQAHDGNWWQIRQLFSQRPARLAASDL
- a CDS encoding beta-galactosidase; translated protein: MFHFGVDYYPEHWPEARWPVDAAMMAEAGFNVVRLAELAWSLMEPDDGRFEFDWLDRAIAILAAEKIQVILGTPTASPPPWLIASSPDILRTTADGQRVGYGSRRNTCPSHQGYLAYSRRVAQQMAAHFAGNSVVIGWQIDNEFGDPCYCATCRQAFQTWLQARYGSLDELNERWGTRFWSHVYSSWSEIPVPLTTSYSHNPGLALDFKRYSSDAYVLYQQEQIDAIRERCPDQFISHNLMGFGYDRLDYFDLARPLDMVSWDNYPRGFWKEVFPDDPSRMALGHDTMRGLKKGPFWMMEQQSGASGWARSTLEPVRSSRRPV
- a CDS encoding uroporphyrinogen decarboxylase family protein; translation: METLTGRERIANIIQHQPVDRIGVFEHFWDDTPGNWREAGHIGANESMEDHFDLDMALFWSFNFVADLDFEPELLSETDTTYVQRDGNGAVLRWHKVNQTTPEHVDYLVRDRQSWETYAKPRLTTDPRRIDFEGYRMARRQAAEADRFFCWSGVNVFELMHPVVGHENLLIGMALDPDWIGDMVAVYSQVTIELQEMLFAQEGYPDGIWYYEDMGFKQHPFFSPHMYRSMIQPGHIRTIDWAHGKGLPVIMHSCGYIAPLLPDMIEAGVDCLQVIEVKAGMDLLELHRAFGQRLSLMGGMDVRVLYTNDEDVIAEELKSKIPVVKEGFGYVLHSDHSIPVDVSYDSYRYFLDRGKELGSYEA
- a CDS encoding extracellular solute-binding protein — translated: MPPAAPAPAEPAPAEPAEEKPVAQPEPEPASGTVVVMHFRHELTEEMEAQFEDDHPGIEIEFADASEQTRFFAMYAAGSPPDLYRIQAPSIPQFLARGILYDLTPYFEASELINIDDLAAFNKYYMAEGPLETGSGKICGMCKDASPDMTIFANKAHFEEAGLPVPDPDSPVHPVCPPAFDQYLLALDSGSVRGQLLFYLPVSPVFPRISAGVGGCRCYLYPAYGDRILFCPEAYPQGSGYQRPERLIDAL
- a CDS encoding LacI family DNA-binding transcriptional regulator, whose product is MAQVAEMGKLHKVTIGEVAREAGVSKQTVSRVLNDRPDVAPKTRKRVREVMDRLDYQPSQLAQSLSRRRSYTLGVVTAGLQYIGPSRTLYGITQEAEERGYAILLKELPGFQVQDFEPIIRSLLARHVDGIIWTVPEVGDNMAWILEHRTELPVPLLTLSTEAQPGSASVIIDNYLGAFRASQHLLDQGYRRIGHIAGPLDWWAARQRLAGWKDCLLEVGVAVDEQHRAEGNWSSASGEQAIRALLESYPDMDAVFVANDQMAISVYKVASEWSIKIPADLGLVGFDGIPEVAHLCPPLSTVWQDQPTHGRMGVSELVDLIETVKKGGDLPESRTVVLQPELIVRESSLYPGTLFGPTSPLEVADDVTLVR
- a CDS encoding glycoside hydrolase family 78 protein; the protein is MTSDDRTVQLTCEYKSNPLGIDEPGPRLSWQMQSTRRGARQTAFQVRVARSAGALKDNSDSLWDSGKIASDRSIHVAYAGTLLASGEQAWWQVRAWNELDQVTPWSDLAWWEMGLLERHDWQAQWIQGPLVGGRWSSIPAPFFRKPFHLEKPIQTARLYVTALGVYECQINGRLVGSDVLMPGWTDFHKRVRYQVYDVNNLLVPGDNVIGAILGDGWYCGHLEWRGRQLYGDRPRLLAQLVIDHDDGSRLLVTSDQTWRTAVGPLLEGDLIMGESYDARLSFPGWSSPDFDDSGWLPAQVFDDPGIALVATAGPPMRRHGELHPISQPQEVLAWPSSHWLFDFGQNLVGRVRLKVQGLAGTTITLRYGEMLDENGKLYTENLRTARQTDHYTLNGDGEELWQPRFTFHGFRYVEVQGYPGKPPDDLLSAVVLHSDMPRTGSFECSNPLVNQLQHNILWGQKGNFLDVPTDCPQRDERLGWTGDAQVFVQAATFNMDVASFFTKWQQDLADSQLSNGGIPAVAPSTPKTSFEGGQAWSDALLICPWTIYLTYGDRRLLERHYDSFIAFMDFLVADSPDLVRGDPTRGEWTANNQWLAGGFGDWLAMDDSGERIGGTSKALIGTAFFAHSAHLLSQIARTLGRIDDAHRFDQLSQKVRQVFIDRFVTEEGDLVGQTQTAYVLALHFDLLPKELRPGIVDALVADIQRRQMHLSTGFVGTPYLLHVLSDEGHIDIAYSLLLQTTIPSWLYPVIQGATTIWERWDGWTQDNGFQDPDMNSFNHYAYGSVGTFLYRAVAGIDVDPARPGFKHILLRPHIGGHLEHARASYQSPYGLIESGWRVDGDRLHWQVSVPPNATATAFVPTIDTTHVLESAIPVTQAEGLSVVGIESDALVVTLGSGQFEFESRLRT